From Candidatus Atribacteria bacterium:
AGCAAGTATCGAATATCCAGTATCCAGTGAAGAAAATTAGGATTAAAGTGTAGGGGTTCGATTTATCAAACCCGTCTTTTAGGGGTCGGATGAATCCGACCCCTACGTCGGAAGAAACACTTTATTTGAAATAGTTTTTATTTGATATAAATGTTATTTGTACACTATAATATCGAATAGAATGCATATGTTATTTGCTAAAAATATAATGTATTTACTGGAACTCGATATAGAAAAAGGGAGATTAATGGAATCAAAACATAAAATCGTTAAATACGCAGGAACAGTAATCATAGCCACCCTATTTTGCAGGGTATTGGGATTAGCCAGAGAAATAGTAATATCCAATAGATTCGGTGCAGGTTGGGAAACCGATGCTTTTTTTATCGCCTTTATGATTCCTAATCTACTCAGGAGTTTTTTGGGAGAAGGTGCTTTAAATTCAGCATTTATCCCTACCTTTGCGGACTATTTAAGCAATCACGATAGGAAAAAAGCTGAATATTTTGCTAGCAATGTATTAAATATTTTAATTATAATCTTAATCATTATGGTAGGTTTAGGTATTTGGGCAGCCCCCTGGTTGATAAATATAATTGCTATCGGTTTTAAAAGCAATATAGATAAATATCAATTGGCTATCAAACTTACTAGAGTTATGTTCCCTTATATAGGCTTTGTAGCAGTTGCCGCTTTTTTTATGAGTATATTGAATTCCTATGACCATTTTTTAATACCTGCTTTATCACCGGCTATGCTCAATATTTCGATTATTGCTTTTGCTTTTATTTTTAGTGTAAAGTATGGGATATTTAGCATTGCCTGGGGAGTACTATTAGGGGGAATAGGCCAGGCATTGATACAAACTCCGGAATTAATAAAAAAGAAGATAAAATATAGTTTTGTAGTGGATCTTAAAGATCCGGGTACCAAAAAATTATTAAAATTATTAATTCCGGCAATAATAGGTTTAGCGGTTACCCAGATTAATGTCGTAGTGGATAAGACGCTGGCTTCTACTTTGATTGACGGTAGTATTTCAGCTTTATATTATTCCAATCGATTGGTACAATTTCCACTGGGCGCATTTGGAATTGCTATTTCTATTGCTATCTTTCCAACATTGGCCAAACAAACCGTAGAAAATGATATTGCTGAACTTAAAAAATCATTGCTATTTGGTCTAAGAATCTTATTATTTTTCACTCTTCCGTCAGCTATGGGATTAATGGTATTAAAAGATGCATTAATTCGCTTAGTATACGAACATGGTATATTTAGTAGCAGTTCCACCCAGATGACCGCCAGTGCCTTATTTTATTATTCTATTGGCTTATTCGCCTATGCCTGCGTAAGATTAATTACCATGTGTTTCTACGCTTTGAAAGATGCTAAAACCCCGGTAAAGATCGGCATCTATATCGTATTGGTAAATATTGGATTGGATTTAATTTTAATTAGATATTTGGCTCATTCCGGTTTAGCTTTGGCTACCTCAATAGCAGCCATAATGAATCTAATTATATTATTAAAATTTTTGCAGAATAAAATAGGCAATCTCGGATTAAGATCCCAAACATCATTTTTGACAAAAATTGTTATATCTTCAATAGGTTTAGGAATAGCCTGTATTTTAGTGGAAAATTATTTTGGTAAGATATTAGATTTAAATAGTAAATATAACCAGATTATTCAAGTAACCGCTTCTATTATTAGCGGTAGTTTGGTATATTTTATGATTAGTTATATACTAAGAGTAAAGGAAATTAGATATTTGAAACAAAGCTTAAAAACAATCTTAAGGAGTAAAGAGTAAATAATGTTGGATGATTATCATTGTAATATTGAAAATATTAGAAATTTTTCTATCATTGCCCATATTGATCATGGAAAATCCACTATAGCTGATCGGCTGCTGGAATTTACCGGAACAATTTCGGAAAGAGAAAAAAGAGAGCAGATATTGGATGATATGGATTTAGAGAGAGAAAAGGGAATAACTATTAAATCAAAGGCAGTAAGATTATATTACCAAGCTAAAGATGGCAGAAAATATATTTTCAATTTGATTGATACCCCAGGACATGTCGATTTTTCATATGAAGTATCTCGTAGTCTCGCTGCCTGTGAAGGTGCTTTATTGGTAGTTGATGCTTCTCAAGGGGTACAAGCTCAAACTATAGCAAATATCAATTTAGCTCTAAAAAATAATTTAAAAATTATTCCGATTATTAATAAAATTGATCTGGCTACAGCCAATACAGATAGAGCTATTAAAGAATTAGAAAATATTTCAGTGCTAAAAGAAGAGGAAGTAATTTTAGCCAGTGCCAAAGAGGGGATCGGTACTTCTGATATTTTAGAAGCCATAGTTAATAAAATTCCCCCACCCCCAGGAAGTTCAAGTTTACCCTTAAGGGCACTTATATTTGATTCGGTCTACAATCCCTACAAAGGAACCATTGTTTATGTTAAGTTAGTTGACGGCGTCATTAAACCGGGTATGATGATTCAAACCATGTCAAATAACCTAAAATATGAAGTAGCAGAAATAGGGATTTTCCGGCCTAAAATGCAATCCATAAATAAACTTACTGCCGGAGAAGTAGGATATATTATTGCCGGATTTAAAAATATTAAAGATACTCATGTAGGGGATACTATTATCGATGCCACTAATCCATCCCGAGAGAGGCTGCCCGGGTATAAAAAAGTTACACCTTTGGTTTTTTGCAGCCTCTATCCTATTGATAATAAGGAATACGAAAACTTAAAGATTGCTTTGGAAAAGCTTAAATTGAACGATTCCTCTCTTTTTAGTGAAGACGAAACATCGGAAGCTTTAGGTTTTGGCTTTAGATGTGGATTTTTAGGATTGCTGCATATGGAAATTATTCAGGAAAGATTA
This genomic window contains:
- a CDS encoding elongation factor 4, yielding MLDDYHCNIENIRNFSIIAHIDHGKSTIADRLLEFTGTISEREKREQILDDMDLEREKGITIKSKAVRLYYQAKDGRKYIFNLIDTPGHVDFSYEVSRSLAACEGALLVVDASQGVQAQTIANINLALKNNLKIIPIINKIDLATANTDRAIKELENISVLKEEEVILASAKEGIGTSDILEAIVNKIPPPPGSSSLPLRALIFDSVYNPYKGTIVYVKLVDGVIKPGMMIQTMSNNLKYEVAEIGIFRPKMQSINKLTAGEVGYIIAGFKNIKDTHVGDTIIDATNPSRERLPGYKKVTPLVFCSLYPIDNKEYENLKIALEKLKLNDSSLFSEDETSEALGFGFRCGFLGLLHMEIIQERLEREYNISLIATTPSVMYQVIKKNKEILKISNPSSFPSRNDIDKIEEPYVKVNIITPSKCIGGIMDLVQERRGTFKNMEYIDENIIRLDYHLPLNEIILDFYDKLKSISSGYASLDYEIIGYQSSELVKVDILVNHQLVDALSFIIHKDKAYTRARKIVEKLKEIIPRQMYEVPLQATIEGKIIARETIKALKKDVLAKCYGGDITRKRKLLEKQKAGKKRMKKIGKVEIPQEAFLGILKI
- the murJ gene encoding murein biosynthesis integral membrane protein MurJ, which codes for MHMLFAKNIMYLLELDIEKGRLMESKHKIVKYAGTVIIATLFCRVLGLAREIVISNRFGAGWETDAFFIAFMIPNLLRSFLGEGALNSAFIPTFADYLSNHDRKKAEYFASNVLNILIIILIIMVGLGIWAAPWLINIIAIGFKSNIDKYQLAIKLTRVMFPYIGFVAVAAFFMSILNSYDHFLIPALSPAMLNISIIAFAFIFSVKYGIFSIAWGVLLGGIGQALIQTPELIKKKIKYSFVVDLKDPGTKKLLKLLIPAIIGLAVTQINVVVDKTLASTLIDGSISALYYSNRLVQFPLGAFGIAISIAIFPTLAKQTVENDIAELKKSLLFGLRILLFFTLPSAMGLMVLKDALIRLVYEHGIFSSSSTQMTASALFYYSIGLFAYACVRLITMCFYALKDAKTPVKIGIYIVLVNIGLDLILIRYLAHSGLALATSIAAIMNLIILLKFLQNKIGNLGLRSQTSFLTKIVISSIGLGIACILVENYFGKILDLNSKYNQIIQVTASIISGSLVYFMISYILRVKEIRYLKQSLKTILRSKE